From Maniola hyperantus chromosome 21, iAphHyp1.2, whole genome shotgun sequence, the proteins below share one genomic window:
- the LOC138403847 gene encoding uncharacterized protein: MAAPEANLEDSDSGSDVTVRSDGGEHVTVRPRKKRAPSEYMKIRIPPFWPEDPELWFAQIEGQFEIAGVVSENTKFYYITSNLSSQYSKEVKDIITSPPDRNRYTKLKEELIKRLSASRDRKIQQLLKHEELGNRKPSQFLRHLLGLAGSSVPEDFIKSIWCSRLPASIQTLIASQPAGSLEDLADLADRVCDIVSPVPQVSTSTAAPAASVHSVESMALEIAELKEAVKNLTMQLNRQNRQSRQRERSTSNRRNRSQSSYRKYPECWYHAKFGSKATKCVKPCNFASGNQQSGR, translated from the coding sequence ATGGCTGCGCCGGAAGCCAACCTTGAAGATAGCGATAGTGGATCCGATGTGACGGTGAGATCCGACGGTGGGGAACACGTTACAGTACGCCCACGAAAAAAACGTGCCCCGTCGGAATATATGAAAATCCGGATACCACCCTTCTGGCCAGAAGACCCGGAGCTATGGTTCGCACAAATAGAGGGCCAGTTCGAGATCGCAGGAGTGGTGTCTGAAAAcaccaaattttattacattactaGCAACCTTAGCAGTCAATACTCCAAGGAAGTGAAGGACATAATTACCTCACCACCCGACAGGAACAGGTACActaaattaaaggaggaacTGATAAAGAGGCTGTCTGCATCGCGTGACCGGAAGATCCAACAACTCCTCAAACACGAGGAACTGGGCAACCGGAAGCCATCGCAGTTCCTGCGCCACTTGCTAGGCTTAGCTGGATCTTCCGTGCCCGAAGATTTCATCAAGAGCATCTGGTGCAGCAGACTTCCCGCCAGCATCCAGACCCTCATAGCATCCCAACCAGCAGGATCTCTCGAGGATTTGGCGGACTTGGCCGACCGCGTTTGTGATATTGTCTCGCCAGTTCCGCAGGTTTCCACCTCCACTGCCGCTCCGGCAGCTTCAGTCCATAGCGTCGAGTCCATGGCGTTAGAGATAGCCGAACTAAAGGAGGCAGTCAAAAACCTAACCATGCAGCTGAACAGACAAAACAGACAGTCCCGGCAGAGAGAGCGTTCCACCAGTAATCGGCGCAACCGCTCCCAGTCAAGCTACAGGAAGTACCCAGAGTGTTGGTACCATGCCAAGTTCGGGTCAAAAGCGACGAAATGCGTCAAACCCTGCAACTTCGCCTCGGGAAACCAACAGAGCGGTCGGTAA